A stretch of DNA from Lotus japonicus ecotype B-129 chromosome 4, LjGifu_v1.2:
ACTGATGGCCAAGCATGGCAGGACTTTGATGGGCTACATCTTGATTTTGCATCCGATCCTCGAAATGTAAGACTTGGTTTGGCTAGTGATGGATTCAATCCGTTCAGGACGATGAGCATATCACATAGTACCTGGCCTGTCTTGTTGGTGGTATACAATTATCCGCCGTGGTTGTGCATGAAGTCTGAGTACATGATGATGTCATTACTTATTCCTGGTCAACAATCACCTGGAAAAAATATTGATGTGTATCTTCAACCGTTGATTGAGGAGTTGAAGGAATTATGGGAAGTAGGAGTAGAGACATATGATGCCTCGAGAAAAGAAACATTCCAAATGCATGCTGCACTATTATGGACAATTAATGATTACCCTGCATATGCCATGTTGTCAGGTTGGAGCACGAAAGGAAAGTTGGCGTGTGCTTGTTGCAACTATAACACTTCTTCAACCTATTTGAAACATAGTCATAAGATGTGTTACATGGATCATCGTGTTTTTTTGCCAGCAGACCATACTTGGAGAACTACTGAAAATTTATTTAATGGCAAGATGGAATTCAGAACAGCATCTCCTTTGTTGAAAGGGACAGAGATACTAGAAATCTTAAAGAATTTCAACAATGTATTTGGAAAGACAAAAAAGCAAAAATTTGATGGTCCATGGAGGAAGAggtcaattttttttgaattgcCTTATTGGGCCCATAATACATTACGTCATAACCTTGATGTAATGCACATCGAAAAGAACATTTGTGATAACATTATTGGGACTTTGTTAGATATCCCAGGGAAGACAAAAGACCATATTAATGCTCGTTATGATTTGCAAGACATGGGCattagaaaaaatcttcatcctAGGGATGTTGGTGGAGGTCGTGCAGAGTTTGTAAAAGCATGTTTTTCAATGACTTCAGAAGAGAAGTCTACTTTTTGTGGTGTTTTGAAGGCTGCCAAATTACCAGATGGCACTGCATCCAATATTTCAAGATGTGTGAATGTCGTTGAGAAGAAAATATCTGGTTATAAGAGTCACGATGCACATTTCATGTTGCATTACTTATTACAGATAGCAATAAGAAGCACAATGCCTAATGGAGTGCAGTCACCTCTCATTCGTCTTGGTTCTTTTTTCCGTTCTCTGTGCCAAAAAGTTATCCAAGTGCAAGATCTGAATTACTTACAAGCAGAGATTGTGGAAATACTTTGTCAATTGGAGATGATTTTTCCTCCTAGTTTCTTTGACATAATGGTTCACTTGCCTATCCATCTCTCAAATGAGGTTAGATTGGGTGGTCCGGTTCAGTTCAGATGGATGTATCCCATTGAAAGATATCTATGTAAGCTTAAGGGTTATGTTCGTAATAGAAATTATCCAGAAGGTTCAATTGCTGAGGGGTATTTGGCTGAAGAAGCATTGACTCTTTGCTCAAGATACTTGCATAAAAGTGTACAGACAAGGTTGAATAGAAAGAGTCGAAACGACGATAACCATGGTTCATGTGAAGTAGATGAAGCTGATTACTTTTCAATTATTGGTCGTCCATTAGGGGGGAAAAATGGGAAACCGTTTGCCTTGGATATAGAGTCTATGGCCCAAGCGCATcgatatctcttattcaattgTGATAGTGTTCAAGTTTACATCAGGTTTGCAATCATATCCTTGTCTCCCTACTCTTCtccaaaaacttattttaaatttagacTAACTAGTAGCATTTGTGTCTTTGTAGTGAACATGATCATATTGTTAACAGTCGCACTAAAAAACGAAAGTGGGCTAAAGCCAAGGCTCAAAGTCAAGATTTTAGTGAGTGGTTTAAAACTCGAGCCGCAGAAGATGATGTACCATTCCAACTTCAAGAATTTTCTAGAGGACCAAATACTGTGGCAAAGAGGTACTCAGGCTACCTCATTAATGGATATAGATTCCATACTGCACAACGAGATGCGAAACGCAAAACTCAGAATTCTGGTGTTACTTTGGTTTCGTTGACTTCAAGTTTTGCTAGCTCTAAGGATGAAAATCCCAAGACTGAACCTGTAACTTATTATGGAGCCATTAATGATATAATAGAGTTAGACTATTATGGGCACTTCAAATTTGTCTTATTTCAGTGTGATTGGTTTGAAGCTGAAGAAGACAAATATGGACTTACTTGTGTACACTTCAACAAAAAATGTTATCAAAATGATCCTTTTGTGCTACCTACTCAAGTCCACCAGTGTTTTTATGTTGAAGATCCTTTGAAAGAAAATAGGTATTATGTTATGAAAACAGTTCCACAAGAATTATTCAACATGGCTGATCAATCAGAGTTGCATGCTCAAGATGCTTATCAGAGTGAACCGTTTGATGGTACAAGTGTAGATGAGCCAAATACTGATGATGAACTCAACTTAGTCAGGGAAGATATACCGGCAACAATAACTGAGATGCCTACACCACCTCCGGTGCAAGAAATAGAAGAAGATTCAGATTTTGATGACACGTTATTGGACTACATGGACTAATGTGTTAAATGAGTCATGTTACTTTCATTTGtctttttactatttatataaATGAACTATGCTGATTTCCTTTGTAATTTCTATTGGCTACAAAATTTTATGTTAGATTGACTTAAacaaatgagaataagtcattTTTCTTGTTATTTGCAAGCTAATGTGGTAGTGTCGAAAGTTAAGACATATAGTACTATTTCAGTTGTGTAATCTTGTTTAaagttattattttaattatatgttcttgtatcatatatatatatacttgttTTGCAAGGATGATCTatttcttttagttttttttttcataagaggGAAGGCAATCTGTAATCCTTTTTGTTTTCATATCCAGATAGAAAATGAAGCAAGCAAGCTCCAAACAAAATATGAAGCAAGCAAGCTCCAAACAGAAAATGAATATTGATCATGAGAATGCTCAAGCAAGGAGTTTCAATATTGGAGGACAGGTAAGATCAAGTGCTGAGTTAGTTAGGAAGTTTCAAATTAAGCAGGAGAAAGTAATGATGAGAAATGTGGGTGGAACCAAGGAAGCCATGGCTAGAGGGTTTGAGAAGGCAACTAAAGTAACCAACCAGCAACCTTCAACTAGGCAGATTCTTCCCTCCACAACAGCTACCTCCAAACCTAGAGGGtttgacaaaaaaattgaaGGAAGTAGCCAACAACCCTCAAAAATACAAATTCATCCCACCCCAGCTACATCCAAAACAAAAGGGTATGAAAGACAAATTAAGGGAAGCAACCAACAACCTTCAAATAGGCTGATTCCCCCAAATCAAAGCAAAGGATCTAGACAAGTTCTAGAATCAAATAGCCAATGCATGGATGGAAATCAAATGAGAATGGAGGAAGGTAAGACACAAAGCAAAGGATGTTTACAAATCCAAGAACCCAAGAGGAATCCGACAAAGAGGATTGTTGCTGAAGCTAATGAGTTAATGGAAAATTATCAAAGCTCTAGGCAGCCCTTGAAAAAGGGAATGATTGAACATAATGACTCACATGAAAAGCAGCGCAGCccaagaaagaagataaaaagaaTACCAATGTGTCCAGCCATGTTAATTGATGAATTCCTTGAAGAAAATGGAGTGGGAAGTGAaggagaggaggaagaaaatgaaatggatgatgaagaggaagtagcaggagaagaagaaggagaaaatgTACTGGAGAAGGAAGGTGCTGGTAAGATAAAGCGTAATCTGGTTATTTGTTCTTTTTACCTTGTCCTTCTTTTATATGTTCACCATATTTGGTATTTTATCATGTGTtacttgtttttctttaattatCTTGAACTCTTACTACTTCAACAAAATAGGTACATCTAAGAAAAGAACACGAGGTCCAACACGATGCTTACAAATACATGCAAGACCAGTTGAAGAGCGTCAAGAAGTCACATTAGATGAAAATGGAGAACCGATTGGGCCTACTGATCAAGTCGTATCTGATCTGAGTTATTTTTTAGGCACTTTGGCAAGGAATGGAAACTTTTGCCCTCTAATTTACACAAGCTTCAAAGCCTTGACTATAGATGAAAGGGAGCGGATATGGAAGTTTGTTAATGTATGTGTAAACCAATTTTAGATTTTATTGAATACTGaattgtttataaaaaaattgatgatgttatttctttttcacaggaaaaatttattattccTGATGCTGGAAGGAAAGCAGTACTGGCTCGAATAAATGATGCTTGGAGACGCTATAAGAACTTTATCAAGAGGAATCATTACTTGAAGTACTCAAATTTGGCGGAAAGGCTTAAAAATCGTCCCAAGTCTATTCCTGAAACTCATTTTAGAAAGTTGATGAGTTATTGGAGAAGTGATGTTGTCCAAGTATGACGAGTCCATACCTGAAACTGTTTTTAAACTTGCGTTTTGTTATTAGACTTACATGATTTCTTTCGTAATGCAGAATATCAGCAAAAAAAATGCTTTGAATAGGGCTAAACAGAAATATAGGCACCGCATGGGACCCACAAATTTTGCCAGAATCCGTGCCAAATTGGTAATGTATCTatgtttgtttaactaaaacAAGTAATTCTCACTTTCAATATTTGTTTCTTATTTCTCAAACTATAATTGATGTAGCGTGCAAAGAAGGAGAATGGAGAGGATATCTCTCAAGCTGAAATGTTTATCGAAACTCGCCAAAGTcgaaaaggaaagaaagtggATCAAGATACACAAGTTGCTCTAGTAAGTCTAgttatatgatatatatatatataaactagtTTTGATATTAACTTTGAAGTTGATGCTCTTTTTATTAGACTAAACTTCAGGAATCAGTTCAAGATTCAAGTGAATCTGCTGGGAAAACTTTCCAATCActctttggtgaagaaaaacCAGGTAGAGTTCGCTGCTTAGGAAGAACAGTCACACCAACTATGTTAAAGAGAAATGAAGAAATTGCTGCTATAAATAAACAACATTCTCATGAGATGAACCAAATGACCAAGAAGATGCAAGGGCTTGAAGGGCTTGTAAGATGCTTGATGAAGCAAGTCAATCCAAATTTGGATGATGAAGCTTTGAATAATATAATGGAAAATGCTTTAAGCAATGAAAGTAGTGCAGCGCCTCGTTCATCTACATCAACCCATAATCCTAATTACGAAAAGGTATAATTCCTATTGTTAATCTGCCTTTTAGTTTGTCTTTGATTTCCTGATGTCTTGAATATTGATTTAATTCTTTCATTATGAAATTAAGTGTTTTCATTATGAAATTAGACTGGTCTTAATGCTTGTTTAACATCCTATGAAATCACCAAGCTGCAAAAGTTGGTTTATCTGCATTATGTGGAGAGTTTAAAGTGCTGATCACTGTTTTGGCTTTGGAATATGTTAATCTTTCACTTGCACTCTTGAGCTTGAAAGTTTGTTCATTTCAAGGCGCACTTTGGTATTCTAGTCACTCCAATATTGTTCGGTTGTTAACTTCTTATTGGTTTAGTTTTCTGGCTGTAAAATATTTTGGTACGTTACTAGTGTAAATCATAAGGTTAGTgtcttatttttcaaaaaaaaattatattatatgatgttgatgttttaAATTCAGCTATCCACACTTGTGAGGGTGTGTTATATCTTATATGTttcttttgctttaaaaaaataaaaaaatattctaaTACACATTTTTCATGTGTGCAGCAAAATttggttgatgaagaagatgaaccgCAAGATATTGGAGAAGAATGATGTTGTTTACGCGCACGTGGATGCATTATTTTGAAATAGCATATGCAAACTTTTGCAATTTTTTATTTAGGGATTAATATGGTGTTGGTActattttttaattgacatactttgaacaaattcatgcaattttatattattagttGAGACTTTTATCGTACaattgtttaattttgatgatAATGATTACAAATAAGTTTATCTTATTAATagaaatatttatataatcatCATATATCATTATGTCTAAATAATTTATTGTTTTCTAGAATAACATAGTAGATGTGCATGACCTAAATGGTTTAAAAAATATTGGTAATGTATAACATCAATTCTGCTTTATCAACCAgttgcaaaaatcttttcaaaacaaaaaacaaaaaaccagtTGCAAAAATAAATACCAGCCGTTAGAAAAAGTCCCCTATAACTACAAAACCGTTGCCAAAACTGAAAACTTTGCGTTGTTTGAATTTAAAACCGTTGCCTAATATATATCGACTACATGTTTAATGCGTAGCTGAAAGAAGAATCCGTTGCTGTAATGGAGCACAAGAAGCGTTGCCTAATATTTAGACAACATGTTTAATGCGTAGCTGCAAGTAAAAACCGTTGCCGTTAAGGAGAAGCAAAACCGTTGTTGGAGTCTGTACCAAAGGCTACGGTTTAGGTGGACTGTTGCCGTAAGATGAAAAACCGTTGCTGGAAGGTATAGGCAACGACTTTTTATGCGACATACGGAAAACCGTTCTTAGAACCTTCAGCAACGGTTTTTTTGGTTTAGGCTACACTTTTCAGGCGTTGTTGTATGTGAAAAATGCTGTAGTGGAAGTTTTTTAACTAAGTCTTTAAAATTTATGTTAGTTTTTTTAACCACATGTATCATCTCCTGAAGAAACCATGTTCTACTCGAGTGCGATGAAAGTCAAATGCCTTTCATAGAGTGTCGTTCTTAACGATTGAACCTTAGGGGTTAAAAGAGTTAAATTTAACCACTATGCATGATAGACATACATCAAGTAGAACGATTTGTGTTTGTAAATAGTGCTTATGAAATTTTTACAATTTGTTATTATCTACAGAACTATCAAAGTTTATATTGAATAAAGtaaattattatcttaattcatttatcaattaattaaattcaataatatattttcttacAAACTatatattaactaattaaatgctCATTATACAATAAGTAATATAGTTTTTTAATGCAGCACTAAGAATATTTTTGAGAATTAAACTTTCTATATCATAGTTCCCATAAAGTTTCAACGACAAACATTGCTTCCAAGGCCAAAACACATGAAAGTAAGAGATAAACACCATTTTATAaaagtctttttattttatgGAAAATTTTACATAAAACACAGACTAAGTTACTtaactctaattatatatttccctCATGTTACATATTATAGAGAGTGCACTATTATTAAAACATATAAtcaccaaataaattgaaaattagTTTTATTGAGCAACATAAAATATTTGGTTTGATATACTGAAAAATTAGTTTATAGTAAATATTTTATTGAACTTTATCAACTAATtacatttcatatatttatcttatttttaattatctaCTACACAATatcttttttatattattacatATATTATTTATACGAAAATAGATTTAACATATAACTTACAAAATCCCGTGCAAaacacgggtttaatttctagtgaCGTAGTAATAATGGGGTCAAAGGAACATGATCCTCAGGCAATTAATTTTGGAAATAAACAACCTAGTAATCAGAATATTCCTCATGCATGCAGGCATGCAGCCGTTTCTCTCCCTGCTGCTAGGAATAACGGCCCAATCATTAATATTTAATAGTGTTGATGGGCAATCAATGCAGTTGTGCACCACGAAGGCAACGGGTGAGAATTTcaaaagtgagaaaattatgGGGTCCTGCAATCAAGGAGTGCGTGATCCGAGTCATGACACTCAGCAGATTAAAGGTTAATCAGATTCCTTAAATTCTTTGTGACCCGTTAAGTGATTAAGACAGAGACATGTTGTGCATCCAAACATGCCTCAACAGCCCACAAAATTAGCCACATCAAAAGGAAATTTGCTTAGTCCTCCTTCCATTTAAATTGTGACAGCTACTCGTGTATGGTTAGTTATCCTgctgtttaatatatttttttaatttaaaatcataaaaactATCACTTTAATACTAATTTTGTACAAGGGAGTAGTACTGAAAATTTTCTTCAAGAGAAGACAGGGACAAGTTCAGCAAGAAAAATACCGTTAACATCCAAATGGGCATTTTCAACTTCTTGCGGATTTGATTTGACGTAACGatggttaaaacttaaaagtacTGCCATTGTGCCTGTCCACCTTGTGATGAGTCACCAGGTAGGGTATATCACCCATAACAGAGCACTCTGAAGAACCAGCATATGGACAGTTATTAGGTCTGTATGTGCATTGAGATTCATGCTTTAGCTTGCTGTAATATGGATATACACCAATGCACCCAAACCCTTGATATTTACAGGCGGGAAGCTTCAAAGACGCAGCCACGTTTTCCAGTGCTAATGAGGAACAAACAAATAAGCCTAAGAAACTACACAAAGAAAAAAGTACATAAAGAAAGTTTATTAACTTGACCAGGTCAAAAGCTGAACTTTGCAGGCATGGATCATTGAACTGGTTCTCATAGGAACTGAAAAAACATGGAGAAATTGACAATTAAGTAAATATATAGTACTTGATTAAAAATTATACCCTTCTCAAACATTACCTTTGTAATATGAATTCTTTTCTAATAATATAAACCAGGTTTTGTATATGCCTTCTTGTACATTGATGAAAGAGATAACATGGAAAAGGGAGCAAAGGAAGAATACGAAGGCTGAAATGCCAAACCCACCCCTCTAAGTGTGGTCTAAACAAACCCTGAAGTCAAGTGCAAGGCACCAAGCAATCAACAAAACCAATTTCACTAGCATGCAGACTAAAACAACATTCCCAGAAAAGACACATAACTAGACTCAGCTTTGAAAGGGAATGTGAGTTTCCCTTGAAAACAAACACACAACATGCAAGACATGTTAAAGAACCCAAAACCTTAGTAGTGAGAGCCAAGACCTGCATTCTACACATGTACAGCACAATATTATGAGACCCATtttgaaattgacaatttctaaTGCCACACATAATCCAAGACACCCAATTGAACATCAGCAATTAAAATCACATCAAACACAAACCTTAAACAGAACAAACTGTTTCAGGGTTTcaaatttttaagaaaaaaacctAACATCTCAAGCCAAAATGCGTCTAATTTCAAAACTAAACCTACCACAGATTCACAACAAACACaaataaaaatggaaaaaacgcaaaaatcaaattttgatgATCACCCATTCAAAATTgctaaagaaaagagagaaattgaaaaacttaaaatatattgaatacaTCAAATAGATGCACAATTTGATGTGTATTGAATTTCACTAAATTGAAAGTGAAACCACTCCAATAATTTATTCTAACTTAGCTTCAAAGCATGGGAAGCCCTAAAATTGGACAATATGTTCCCTTTACAGTTAGTTCGGTAGAGGATAATCAATTATCTAAGATTAAGAAAATTATTTAAGAATAACAAATttgtagttttttaaaaaaacttttcaAAATCACCCTCATATTAATTCTCTCTCCATATTGACATTCCACTAGCTACCTTTAAACTATAAGGGGTCTTGAAAATCAAGCAAAATTTTGGGAACACATGAAAATTCTTTAAATATGGAGTATTAAATACGAGGACAAACAtggaaaaatatatttaatgctTCATGGATAatgtaaagtgacttatattatgagataagaaaaactcaaaaaatgtgacttataataggggacaGAGGGAAATTAATCAACCTCATTTGACAAATGTCTTGCTGAGAAAAGAGATCTGACCCACGCCAGACTACATTTTTTCCCTCTCTTCAAATTGCAAGGATATAGTGTGTTTGTTCAACTTTTTTATCCTGATCTCAAGGGTACAAACCGTCGGAACATTTGGCTTAAAAGGTCttttaaaagaaaattcatttcttattttttcacattatattatattatataatattatagatttatttatatctttctttcgcttatttcttttctttctattatATCAAAACAATCTAtcaaatctactctatttcttaCTTCTTTATCGACCTCTAATCatatctctctttctctccaaATCAATCAAAACATTACGCTCGTTTCTTTGTTAGAGGatgaaaagagaagaaagaaaaagggtGGGGAGAGAGATTGGGGAGAGGGGGACTAGTAAGCTGCCTTGTTTGGTTTGCACCAATTAAAGAGATAAGAGAAATAGCTAACGACCTCCTTTTGGTTGGGTCATGAGGAGGtgacaaagaagaaaaagtatGGGTTGCATGTGGTCTCTTCTAAATCATAATTTGAAGCGAAATGGATAAGAGATAGTAAACTTCTACACTCTTTCTCATTTTATACATTTATTATTATCAtacttatttataaatatttatatatttagagTAAAATTCTCATTCCAGCTGTAAAAGTaattttctctttttccattCTCTAcacaacccaaaaaaaaaagatagtgcCCACGGCATTCTTTCTCCCATCTCTTTAAAAGTACCTTACTACCTTGTTGCACCAATAGATTGAGAGGGGAGGGCATCTACAGTTTTGGATTTCAGCGTCTTAAATCCAGCTGATCTTTGTTCCTCTGAACTATATGTGAAAATGAATTCTTAAACAGAGATTCCAAAGTctaattttaatcaaaagttatattttatcttttaacTATGACAATTCTAACAGTTAGGAAGTAATGCTTGTTCATTTACCTTGGTAACATTGAAGTTATTGTTCACAATCAAAACACATTTAAACTATATTTTAGCCTCCAAATGCATCTTATAagtgaacaatcagagtttcaAGGTGTGCATTTTGTCATCAGTATTCAACACTGAAAGTGGAATCAAACATCAAAATGTATTGGAGTCTTAGTTTGTGAGAGTAAATATGTATAGAGTCTAAGCAATTTTTCATGGTGTGCAGAATAGAACCTTTGTCCATCGTCTCTAACATGTTAACCTTGAAATATACATGCTAACTTTTTATTTCAGCTATAAAAGTAAGGGAACACAGTCAACACACTACACATGTTCCTTAGGAACGTTgttattgaaaatatttatataCATCTGGAAATTAAATTGCAACTATATGTTACATTTTATATGGGGGATATATCTGTTTCGAAGTGCTGTGCTTGTTTGAGGTTTCACTTCAATTTCCAACACAGTTGATATTTTCATTATCCATGACATTGTAGTACAAGGAAGATGTTGTTCCATCAAACTTGGACAATGTCTGATGAGTTGATAGGCCGCAATAACGCATCCCGAGACGTGCAACGAAGATGTCTACGATCTTCTTGAACATGGAATCTTCTTGGATGAGTGGTTGCTTTACAAACTCAACCAGGGGCATCCACTGCATCACATCACACAAGAGTTACTGGAAACCCAGAAATCAATTTTCAGAAACAAAACACTGCCCGGTTCAGAAAATGGAGTGTT
This window harbors:
- the LOC130712822 gene encoding uncharacterized protein LOC130712822, which translates into the protein MFIETRQSRKGKKVDQDTQVALTKLQESVQDSSESAGKTFQSLFGEEKPGRVRCLGRTVTPTMLKRNEEIAAINKQHSHEMNQMTKKMQGLEGLVRCLMKQVNPNLDDEALNNIMENALSNESSAAPRSSTSTHNPNYEKTGLNACLTSYEITKLQKLQNLVDEEDEPQDIGEE